The genomic segment CGTCACCCCTCTGTTAGCGAGTTGGCTGAAATGACTGATATTGATGAGGAGAAGATTGGTCAATCTATGCAGGCCGACAGTCATCATGTATCAATTGATGCCCCGTTCCAGGACGGTGAAGATAACTGCATGCTTGACGTGATGGCTTCAGGCGATGATAGTCGTACGGATCGCCATGTGGACCATGAATCTATGGCTCAGGAATTAAACTCCGTTCTTTCAAAAGTATTGAAAGATCGTGAAATCATCATTATTCGCGAATGCTTTGGTATAGGATGTCACGAGAAAGGACTTGAAGAGATTGGAGATGAACTTGGTCTTACCCGAGAGCGTGTTCGCCAAATTCGTGAGAAGAGTATTGCAAAACTCCGAGACTCAGGCAATGCCAAGATACTAATGAAATACTTAGGATAAAAATACGAATAGAACAGGAACTGTAGAAGATTTACTCAGTTCCTGTTTTTTTTCTTTTAGAAATATTGGTCGTTTCATTCTTTTTGTATACCTTTGTGGCAATGAAACGCGTATTACTAACCTTAGCTATGACAATAGTCATGACGTCTATGGCTTCTGGCGAGAGTTTAGACTCGCTAGTGATGAATCGCGTCTTTAATTTTCAACGTAACTATACACATGACGTTAATGGTTTCTCGTCCAACGTCTACATGAAGCATATTTATCAAACCCATCGGCGAAATGTCACTTTGTGGGCAATTCCACATATGTATACAATTGCTGAAGGAGAGAGAACGTTTGTCAGTGAGCAATATAGTCGATTCAACTTCCGCACCGTTGACGATTATGACAACATCCAACAAGTATATAACACCACAATTCCTAGGCAACGTCATACTATGCCCGTGCTTATGTCCTATGTTACTCCAAATCTGTACGGAACTACCATATACTCAGGTCATATTCTTTCCCCTTTTTGCCGTGAGAACCGCATTTATTATCATTATTCATCAGTACCACTCTCAAATAATCAAATGCGTATTTACTTCCGTCCAAAGATTGTACCAAACACACAGTTGGTACAAGGAAAGGCTATTGTGGATTGCATTACAGGGCGTATTGAGCAAGCCGAATTGGAAGGAGAATATGATATGATACACTTCCAAACACTAACGATGCAAGGTGAAGATGGATTGCATGCGTTGTTGCCAAAATATTGCATCACCGACATTAGTTTTAAATTTGCAGGGAATCACATTACTTCACATTTTGAAGCGGTATTTGATTGCCCTATAACATTGTCGGATACGGTTGATGTTAAAGGCGACTATAACTTGATGGATTCTATTCGGCCAATGAGTCTATCCCAGCAAGAATTGGATATCTATGAAGACTTTATTCGCGCACACTCGCCAGTTGAGCAAGAAGACACCCTTTTAGAAGAGGAGACAGATTCGTTAAACATAACTGCGACACTTGTTGGTAAGAAGAAACTGGACGAAGAAGGTGACGATCAGGATGAGACGACCAAACCACATCATAATTATCTAAAAGACAGTTGGGATTTTATTGAAGACAATCTATTCCACAGTATCGGTCATCGTTCAAAGAAAAGTAGCATCCAACTTTCGTCTATCATCGATCCGCAGTATATAAGTTACAGTCGCAGCAAAGGCTTGTCTTATAAGATGAAACTATATGCAAGTTATCATTTCAGCGATCTGTCGTGGATAGAGTTTCGTCCACGTGTAGGTTACAACTTCAAACTTAAGGAATTCTATTTCAATGCTCCTCTTCATTTCATTTATAATTCAAGTTTAGATGCTGGTATTGATGCCAGTTACGGAAAAGACAACCGTATTGGAAATGCCAGCGTACTTGAAGAGATTAAGAAGGAATATGGCGAGAGCATTGATTTAGACGGGATGGATCTCGATCTTTTCGATGACTATTATTGGAACGTATCGCATCACATTCGTCCTTGCAATTGGATAAATATAAGTTCTGGTCTTGTGTTCCATCAACGATGCGCCATTAATCCTCAGGCAATGAAACAGTATGGTAAGTTCGAAAAGTA from the Prevotella sp. E15-22 genome contains:
- a CDS encoding DUF5686 family protein — encoded protein: MKRVLLTLAMTIVMTSMASGESLDSLVMNRVFNFQRNYTHDVNGFSSNVYMKHIYQTHRRNVTLWAIPHMYTIAEGERTFVSEQYSRFNFRTVDDYDNIQQVYNTTIPRQRHTMPVLMSYVTPNLYGTTIYSGHILSPFCRENRIYYHYSSVPLSNNQMRIYFRPKIVPNTQLVQGKAIVDCITGRIEQAELEGEYDMIHFQTLTMQGEDGLHALLPKYCITDISFKFAGNHITSHFEAVFDCPITLSDTVDVKGDYNLMDSIRPMSLSQQELDIYEDFIRAHSPVEQEDTLLEEETDSLNITATLVGKKKLDEEGDDQDETTKPHHNYLKDSWDFIEDNLFHSIGHRSKKSSIQLSSIIDPQYISYSRSKGLSYKMKLYASYHFSDLSWIEFRPRVGYNFKLKEFYFNAPLHFIYNSSLDAGIDASYGKDNRIGNASVLEEIKKEYGESIDLDGMDLDLFDDYYWNVSHHIRPCNWINISSGLVFHQRCAINPQAMKQYGKFEKYYSLAPSITLQLNPWQNAPFFTVNYERGFKLNNNYIRYERIEADASFKYKMRRTEQINTRIGGGLYTDKKNNYFLDFANFRANNLPDGWDDDWSGDFQLLSSRLYNESSYYLRGHLSYEAPLLGAFLTPAIGRYVERERTYLSTLSIDHTRQYSELGYGFSCRFFSMGIFASFLNTEYQNMGCKFTFELFRRW